The Microbacterium sp. LWH7-1.2 genome window below encodes:
- a CDS encoding TetR/AcrR family transcriptional regulator yields MATTERGPTRAARMQRTREAIVDAAREAFVTRGYRATSLRDVAAAASISHTGLLRHFATKDALLGAVVDQFERANATALRGVPGLDESGTLGYAGIARRNQEQPGYLELFAALTGEASNPRHPAHQLMRDRYARVRREAREDLDAAIAHGTVAAGRDAAGEAVRIIAAWDGLQLLAQYLPERVDIPTALVEYLKTLALPVGWRVGGRASAPPRQPARVPTSPAFGADDVSPQGYRVGRERRALIIEAATALFARDGYGDTSLREIAERVGVSKSTLLHHFASKEELLSDVLHHRDRQIESRDDGVRADSAAEVVRGIARRAAVNSEAAPGLIEVYAVLSCEALPRDHAAHSYFAQRFRNGLDHFAALFRAAHEDGDLPAQRDPEFEALWLTALWDGLQYQWLYDPSAVDVAAQLSAHVDDVLPRR; encoded by the coding sequence ATGGCGACGACCGAACGGGGGCCGACGCGCGCGGCGCGCATGCAGCGCACCCGCGAGGCGATCGTCGACGCCGCGCGCGAGGCATTCGTCACGCGCGGATATCGCGCCACCTCGCTTCGCGACGTCGCCGCTGCCGCGAGCATCAGCCACACCGGACTCCTCCGACACTTCGCGACGAAGGATGCGCTCCTCGGCGCTGTCGTGGATCAGTTCGAGCGCGCGAATGCCACGGCTCTCCGCGGGGTGCCGGGCCTGGACGAATCGGGCACCCTCGGCTATGCCGGGATCGCCCGGCGAAACCAGGAACAACCCGGGTACCTCGAGCTCTTTGCCGCCCTGACGGGCGAGGCATCCAACCCCCGTCATCCCGCACACCAGCTCATGCGCGACCGCTATGCGCGCGTGCGGCGCGAGGCGAGAGAAGACCTGGACGCCGCGATCGCACACGGCACCGTGGCGGCCGGCCGGGATGCCGCCGGCGAGGCAGTACGGATCATCGCGGCGTGGGACGGTCTGCAATTGCTTGCGCAGTACCTCCCCGAGCGTGTCGACATCCCCACCGCCCTCGTGGAGTACCTGAAGACGCTCGCCCTCCCCGTGGGCTGGCGCGTAGGCGGTAGGGCATCTGCGCCGCCCAGGCAGCCGGCCCGTGTCCCGACGTCGCCGGCGTTCGGTGCGGACGACGTCTCGCCCCAGGGCTATCGAGTGGGCCGTGAGCGGCGGGCCCTCATCATCGAGGCTGCCACGGCCCTCTTCGCCCGCGACGGCTACGGCGACACGAGCCTTCGCGAGATCGCCGAGCGTGTCGGCGTCTCGAAGTCGACGCTGCTGCACCACTTCGCATCCAAAGAGGAGCTGCTCAGCGACGTGCTGCATCACCGTGATCGACAGATCGAATCCCGCGACGACGGCGTGCGGGCGGACAGTGCAGCAGAGGTCGTTCGCGGGATCGCACGTCGGGCCGCCGTGAACTCGGAGGCGGCACCCGGTCTCATCGAGGTCTATGCCGTGCTGTCGTGCGAAGCGCTCCCGCGCGATCACGCGGCGCACAGCTACTTCGCGCAACGCTTCCGCAACGGACTCGACCATTTCGCAGCCCTGTTCCGCGCGGCGCACGAGGACGGGGATCTGCCCGCTCAGCGGGATCCTGAGTTTGAGGCGCTGTGGCTGACCGCTCTGTGGGACGGACTCCAGTACCAGTGGCTCTATGACCCGTCCGCCGTCGACGTGGCCGCGCAGCTGTCGGCCCACGTCGACGACGTGCTTCCGCGCCGGTGA